A portion of the Polaribacter cellanae genome contains these proteins:
- a CDS encoding GNAT family N-acetyltransferase, whose amino-acid sequence MISIRKATPKDITSLAIVGRKAFVIPHKQAIPNEVMTNYLKNSFNEKTLLEEITNPNYQYHLIFVDDNLAGFSKVIFNQKNENIQQTNVTKMERLYLLEEFYGLGLGNKLFQYNLNLAKTNHQKGIWLYVWIKNFRALEFYKKAGFKKIAMYDFPISKTETRPNDVLYLQF is encoded by the coding sequence ATGATCTCCATTAGAAAAGCAACTCCAAAAGACATTACTTCTTTGGCAATAGTTGGTAGAAAAGCATTTGTTATTCCACATAAACAAGCCATTCCTAATGAAGTTATGACGAATTATCTAAAGAATAGTTTTAATGAAAAAACATTGTTGGAAGAAATTACGAACCCTAATTATCAATACCATCTAATTTTTGTTGATGACAATTTAGCCGGATTTTCGAAAGTAATTTTTAATCAGAAAAACGAAAATATACAGCAAACAAATGTTACTAAAATGGAACGTTTGTATTTATTAGAGGAGTTTTATGGTTTAGGTTTGGGAAACAAATTATTTCAATATAATTTAAACTTAGCAAAAACAAATCATCAAAAAGGAATTTGGCTATATGTTTGGATTAAAAACTTTAGAGCTTTAGAGTTTTACAAAAAAGCAGGATTTAAAAAAATTGCGATGTACGATTTTCCTATTTCCAAAACAGAAACAAGACCTAATGATGTTTTGTATTTACAATTTTAA
- the ypfJ gene encoding KPN_02809 family neutral zinc metallopeptidase — protein sequence MKWKGRRRSSNVEDRRGRSSSGRGIGGGLGTMLIPLLLKLITTKKGLIILGVVVAVMYFTGTNPLHLLTGGASTNNQVVNSGNYKGTPKENELAAFSATVLADTEDIWNKILPNYKEPVLVLFSKSVSSACGNASSATGPFYCPADNKLYIDLSFFQEMEIKLNAPGDFAQAYVIAHEVGHHIQNITGISGKVQRMRGKISKTEYNKYSVMLELQADFLAGVWAHHSQKMNRMMEKGDLEEALNAAFAIGDDRLQKQSTGRVVPDSFTHGTSAQRMRWFKKGFDTGDINQGDTFNAPSL from the coding sequence ATGAAATGGAAAGGTAGAAGAAGAAGTTCTAATGTAGAAGATCGAAGAGGACGATCTTCTTCTGGAAGAGGAATTGGTGGTGGTTTAGGCACGATGTTAATTCCGTTATTATTAAAGTTAATTACTACTAAAAAAGGGTTAATAATTTTAGGAGTTGTAGTGGCTGTCATGTATTTTACAGGAACAAATCCTTTACACCTTTTAACGGGTGGAGCAAGCACAAACAATCAAGTTGTTAATTCTGGAAACTATAAAGGAACTCCAAAAGAAAATGAATTAGCAGCATTTAGTGCCACTGTTTTAGCGGATACAGAAGATATTTGGAACAAAATTTTACCTAATTATAAAGAACCTGTTTTGGTTCTTTTCTCCAAATCTGTTTCATCTGCTTGTGGAAATGCATCCAGTGCAACTGGTCCATTTTATTGCCCAGCAGATAACAAACTATATATCGATTTAAGTTTTTTCCAAGAAATGGAAATTAAATTAAATGCGCCAGGAGATTTTGCGCAAGCCTACGTAATTGCTCACGAAGTTGGGCATCACATTCAAAATATTACTGGAATTAGTGGCAAAGTACAAAGAATGCGTGGTAAAATTAGCAAAACCGAATACAATAAATATTCTGTAATGTTAGAATTACAGGCCGATTTTTTAGCGGGTGTTTGGGCACATCACTCTCAAAAAATGAATAGAATGATGGAAAAAGGAGATTTAGAAGAAGCATTAAATGCCGCTTTTGCGATTGGAGACGATCGTTTACAAAAACAATCTACAGGAAGAGTTGTGCCAGATTCCTTTACACATGGAACTTCTGCACAAAGAATGCGTTGGTTTAAAAAAGGGTTCGATACTGGCGATATCAATCAAGGTGATACTTTTAATGCACCTTCGTTGTAA
- a CDS encoding transglutaminase domain-containing protein, translating to MKLFTAIIFLFISFQITAQISDFKEIDFKKADKTAKLFEGNNLNNLPLLTYNLTSKLKTDVEKFRAIYTWVSTNIKADYSSHKKVRRKRNKFKNDSVSLLKWNKNYSKKFFKNLLKHKKTMCTGYAYLLKTMANIANIECKIIDGYGRNASTNIGELSIPNHSWNAVKINNKWYLVDATWSSGYTDLNINNFVFDYNDGYFLTAPKLFIKNHYPLEQKWTLLPKNISTDNFINAPLIYGETYTYGIIPIAPLKMENKISKNNEFTLTYQLTKTINKKKIQLMVVRNSKGKIITPKTDLKEKTLTIKYQFDKKGFYDVHLMYQGKTLVTYVFDVKK from the coding sequence ATGAAACTATTTACTGCAATTATATTTCTTTTTATTTCCTTTCAAATAACTGCTCAAATATCCGATTTTAAAGAAATCGATTTTAAGAAAGCAGACAAAACTGCAAAGTTATTTGAAGGGAATAATCTAAACAATCTTCCTTTATTAACTTATAATTTAACATCAAAATTAAAAACAGATGTAGAGAAATTTAGAGCCATTTACACTTGGGTTTCTACAAATATAAAAGCCGACTACTCTTCGCATAAAAAAGTTCGCAGAAAACGAAATAAATTTAAAAATGATAGTGTTTCTCTTCTAAAATGGAACAAAAACTACAGTAAAAAATTTTTTAAAAATTTATTAAAACATAAAAAAACTATGTGTACTGGTTATGCATATTTGCTAAAAACAATGGCAAATATTGCAAACATCGAATGTAAAATTATAGATGGTTATGGAAGAAATGCTTCAACAAATATTGGAGAATTATCCATTCCTAATCATTCTTGGAATGCTGTAAAAATAAATAATAAATGGTATTTGGTAGATGCAACTTGGTCTAGTGGTTACACAGATTTAAACATCAACAACTTTGTTTTCGATTATAATGATGGTTATTTTCTAACAGCACCAAAACTATTTATTAAAAATCATTATCCCTTAGAACAAAAATGGACTTTACTTCCAAAAAACATTTCAACAGACAATTTTATAAATGCTCCTTTAATTTATGGAGAAACTTATACATATGGCATAATTCCAATTGCTCCATTAAAAATGGAAAATAAAATTTCTAAAAATAATGAGTTTACGTTAACATATCAACTTACAAAAACTATAAATAAGAAAAAGATTCAATTAATGGTTGTAAGAAATTCTAAAGGAAAAATAATTACGCCAAAAACTGATTTAAAAGAGAAAACACTTACCATAAAATATCAATTTGATAAAAAAGGTTTTTATGATGTCCATTTGATGTATCAAGGAAAAACCTTAGTAACTTATGTTTTTGATGTAAAAAAGTAG
- a CDS encoding carboxypeptidase-like regulatory domain-containing protein, which produces MKTQLNLEIKKPCSENFNVFEKTKKGGFCISCEKEVIDFSKMTSNEIIRYFRKYSSNKTCGRFNKNQFEDLSQNKQPRKKFSFFGGIGLACLSFFAFGTLQAQDKPAKKQIKQLKTAINVEGMVSDASGALPGVSIVLEGTTKGTETNFDGKFKFPQPLKKGDVLIFSYIGYKTQKVVIDSKNASSKIVLDIHFKNEDIFLMGAVDVKKIYKSKKKS; this is translated from the coding sequence ATGAAAACACAACTTAATTTAGAAATTAAAAAACCTTGTTCAGAAAATTTTAATGTCTTTGAAAAAACCAAAAAAGGTGGGTTTTGCATTTCTTGCGAAAAAGAAGTAATTGATTTCTCTAAAATGACTTCCAACGAAATTATCAGGTATTTTAGAAAATATTCTAGTAATAAAACTTGTGGAAGATTCAATAAAAATCAGTTTGAGGATCTTTCTCAGAACAAGCAACCAAGAAAAAAATTTAGTTTCTTTGGTGGTATTGGTTTGGCTTGTTTATCGTTCTTCGCTTTTGGGACTTTACAGGCACAAGATAAGCCTGCAAAAAAACAAATAAAACAATTAAAAACAGCTATAAATGTAGAAGGAATGGTTTCAGATGCTTCTGGAGCTTTACCTGGTGTAAGTATTGTTTTAGAGGGAACAACCAAAGGAACAGAAACCAATTTCGATGGCAAATTTAAATTTCCACAACCCTTAAAAAAAGGAGATGTTTTAATATTCTCTTACATTGGTTATAAAACACAAAAAGTAGTTATAGATAGTAAAAATGCGTCTTCGAAAATTGTTTTAGACATTCATTTTAAAAATGAAGATATATTTTTAATGGGCGCTGTAGATGTGAAAAAAATTTATAAATCTAAAAAGAAATCTTAA